The following is a genomic window from Verrucomicrobiota bacterium.
AACTGGAAGATGAACAAGACCGTCGCCGAGGCGCTTGCGCTTGTGGATGGCCTCAAGCGCGAACTTGCGAACATCAAGGAAGTCGATGTCGTCGTCTGCCCGCCGTTCACCGCGCTGGAAGCCGTCTCGCAGGCCATCGAGGGGTCGAGTCTCCGGCTGGGCGCGCAAAACATGAGCGAGCAGAACTTCGGCGCCTTCACCGGTGAAATCTGCGCCGGCATGCTCAAGGAGTTCCTCGTGCGTTACGTGATCCTCGGCCACTCCGAGCGCCGTCAGTTCCAGCGCGAGTCCAATGAAACCGTCTCCAAGAAGGCGCTTGCCGCTCATGCGCAATCCATCAAGCCCATCGTCTGCGTCGGGGAGACGCTGGCCGAGCGCGAGGCGAATGAGACGGAGAAAGTCGTCGGCACCCAGGTGCGCGGCAGCCTGGCCGGGCTTTCGAAGGAACAGATGACGGAGACGATCCTTGCCTACGAACCGGTCTGGGCGATCGGCACCGGACGCACCGCAACCAGCGCCCAGGCGCAGGAAGTCCACGCCTTCATCCGCCGGCAGCTCGCGGCGATGTTCGACGATTCCGTTGCGCGCCGCGTCCGCATCCAATACGGTGGCAGCGTCAAGCCCGCGAACGCGCGTGAATTGATGAGCCAGCCGGATGTCGATGGCGCGCTCGTCGGCGGTGCATCGCTCGCGGTGCGAGATTTTTCGGACATTGTGAAGAACTCGATTAGCGAACAACCAACCTCATGAACTTCCTGACCGGACTGATGACCTTCGTGCTCGTGGTCGACTGCCTGCTGCTCATCCTGCTGATCCTGATTCAGCTCCCCAAGAAAGAGTCCGGCCTCGGCGGCGCGGCGTTCGCGACCGGCGCGACCGACGCGCTGTTCGGCGCGGGCTCCGGCAACGTGCTGACCAAGGTCACCAAGTATGCCGCCGCTGTTTTTCTCGGCCTCTCGCTCACGCTCTACGTCATCGACGCGCGCGCGAAGCAGGGCAAGAGCGGCGTCGAAAAGGAACTCGAGAAGGCCGCCGGCGAAGTCACGCCCGCCTCGACAAACGCAACGACAACCCCCGCCGTCATCGGCACGCCAACGCCGAAGCTCGCGCTGACGAACACACCGCCCGCGACCAACAGCCCCGCCGCGACCAACAGCCCCGCCGCGACCAACGCCCCGACCAGCGCGGTGACGCCGTCCGCCGCGACGCCCTCGCCCGCTCCCACGACGGCGCCTTCACCGAAGCAGTAGCAGTCCGATGCTGGGAGCCGGCGCCATGAGTTCGACGGCTTTCGATCAACCCTCCGCGCGGCCGGACCGATTCCTCACGTCCCTCGCGCTGGCATCCATCGTCGTGGCGCTGCTCGCAAGTTGCGCGCGACGCGAACCGCCCGCCGACCTTGTCATCATCAACGGCGCCGAGCCCGAGTCACTCGACCCGGCGATCATCACGGGGCAGCCCGAAATGCGCGTCGTGCGGTCGATGTTCGAGGGGCTCACACGCCTCGAACCGGTCAACGCCACTCCCGTGCCCGCGCTTGCGGAGCGCTGGGACCTCTCGCCCGACGGGAGCGTCTACACATTCCATCTCCGCAGCAACGCCGTCTGGTCCACGGGGCAGCCGATCACCGCGGACGACGTCGCGTGGTCCTGGCGGCGTGCGCTCGACCCGCTCACGGCCTCGGAATACGCCGGGCAGCTTTACTTCATCCGCAACGCCGAGGAATTCAACGTCGCCAGGACCAACCCGGTCACCGGGAAACCGTTCACCCCGGAGGACGTCGCAGTGCGCGCGACCGGCCCGCGCACCGTGCGAGTGGAACTCACCGGCCCGACGCCGTTCTTTCTCGAGCTGTGCGCGTTTCCCACGCTGGCCGTCGTCCCGCGGTTTTGGATCGAGCGGCACGGCGACCGCTGGCTCATGACACCGCCCGTCCCCGTGAACGGGCACTACGAACTCGTTTCGTGGCGCGTCCACGACAAGATCCGCCTCCGCCGCAACCCGCGGCACTACGACACGCAATCCGTCCGAAGCGAAGTCGTGGATTTTCTCCCGATGGAATCGGCCGCGACCGCGCTCAACCTCTACCTCACCGGCGCCGCTGACATCATCTGGGACAAGAACCTCGTCCCCTCGGAGCTCATGGACGAATTGCGACGGCGCCCCGACTGCCACCTCTTCGACTACCTCGGCACTTACTTCATCCGCTGCAACGTCACGCGCAAACCGTTCGACGACCCGCGCGTCCGCAAGGCGCTCGCGCTCGCGTTCGACAAGCGCCGCATCGTCGAGAACATCACCAAGAGTGGCGAGAAGGTCGCGTCGCACTTCACGCCCAAGGGCATGGCGGTTTACGAGCCGCCGGACGGGCTCAGCCGCGACATCGAGCTCGCTCGCAAACTGCTGGCCGACGCGGGCTTTCCCGGTGGCAAGGGCTTCCCGGCATTCCAATACCTGTTCAAGACCGGCGAAGCCGACAAGCAGATCGGCGTGGAGTTGCAGGCGATGTTGAAGAAGGAACTCGGCATCTCGATGGAGCTGCGCGCCGTCGAGTGGAAGGTGTATCTCGCGGCGCTCAGCGCGCTCGACTACGACCTGGCCCGCAGCAGTTGGATCGGCGACTACAACGACCCGAACACGTTCCTCGACATGTTCATGAGCAACAACGGCAACAACCGCACCGGCTGGAAACACGCCCGTTACGACCAGCTCGTCCGCGACGCCAACCTCCAGCCCGACCCGAAGCGCCGCGCCGCGATGCTGCGCGAGGCCGAGACGATCCTGGTGCGCGACGAACTCCCCATCCTCCCGCTCTACTTCTACGCCGGCGTGAACTTCTGGCGGCCCGACCAGATCACCGGCTTGCACAACAACCTGCTCGACGAGCACCCGATCTACAGCATCGCCCGAAAGCGGAAGTGAGTGATGTCACTGCCGGACCTGGGAAATTCACGCGCGTTCGAAACCCGGTTTCGGTTTCACAATCCTCGTCACGCCGCTTACTCCCCGACCGGCTCCTTCTTGAGCAGGTGCCCGTCTGAATTCACCGTCACGTGGTATTTCTGGCCGTTGATGTTCGCAACCGCGGAATACTCCACCTGCTGCATCTCGACTTCGAGGATCACGCCGCCCTTCGCCTGCTTCTGAAACGCCGCCTTGATCGGCGCGGGCAGGTCGTCGAGGCGCAACGGCTTCCGGTCCTGGTCGCGCGTGCGGAGTTCGATTCGCTTCAGGTTTCCCCCCGCGTCGCAGCGCACGGTGTATTCGCGGCCGTCCATGCTCACCACGGCCTCGTAGATGAGCCGTCCATCCTCGTTGCTGCGGC
Proteins encoded in this region:
- a CDS encoding triose-phosphate isomerase, with amino-acid sequence MDKERKLIIAGNWKMNKTVAEALALVDGLKRELANIKEVDVVVCPPFTALEAVSQAIEGSSLRLGAQNMSEQNFGAFTGEICAGMLKEFLVRYVILGHSERRQFQRESNETVSKKALAAHAQSIKPIVCVGETLAEREANETEKVVGTQVRGSLAGLSKEQMTETILAYEPVWAIGTGRTATSAQAQEVHAFIRRQLAAMFDDSVARRVRIQYGGSVKPANARELMSQPDVDGALVGGASLAVRDFSDIVKNSISEQPTS
- the secG gene encoding preprotein translocase subunit SecG yields the protein MNFLTGLMTFVLVVDCLLLILLILIQLPKKESGLGGAAFATGATDALFGAGSGNVLTKVTKYAAAVFLGLSLTLYVIDARAKQGKSGVEKELEKAAGEVTPASTNATTTPAVIGTPTPKLALTNTPPATNSPAATNSPAATNAPTSAVTPSAATPSPAPTTAPSPKQ
- a CDS encoding peptide ABC transporter substrate-binding protein — protein: MSSTAFDQPSARPDRFLTSLALASIVVALLASCARREPPADLVIINGAEPESLDPAIITGQPEMRVVRSMFEGLTRLEPVNATPVPALAERWDLSPDGSVYTFHLRSNAVWSTGQPITADDVAWSWRRALDPLTASEYAGQLYFIRNAEEFNVARTNPVTGKPFTPEDVAVRATGPRTVRVELTGPTPFFLELCAFPTLAVVPRFWIERHGDRWLMTPPVPVNGHYELVSWRVHDKIRLRRNPRHYDTQSVRSEVVDFLPMESAATALNLYLTGAADIIWDKNLVPSELMDELRRRPDCHLFDYLGTYFIRCNVTRKPFDDPRVRKALALAFDKRRIVENITKSGEKVASHFTPKGMAVYEPPDGLSRDIELARKLLADAGFPGGKGFPAFQYLFKTGEADKQIGVELQAMLKKELGISMELRAVEWKVYLAALSALDYDLARSSWIGDYNDPNTFLDMFMSNNGNNRTGWKHARYDQLVRDANLQPDPKRRAAMLREAETILVRDELPILPLYFYAGVNFWRPDQITGLHNNLLDEHPIYSIARKRK